One window from the genome of Babylonia areolata isolate BAREFJ2019XMU chromosome 13, ASM4173473v1, whole genome shotgun sequence encodes:
- the LOC143289221 gene encoding renin receptor-like — MSEKMASATSLLTVFVLCCLAAVCPGQKLMLTHAPSYVSIQEQSKPLSASDVPDVITDTLGLSESPKSSWTGLKSGSLFKRPKANVLLTVVTAQSSDLDVTPQHLAAFPVDADLPLLDLSPVMNRIQSTFLDHDPLMLDLMADANAFDVNTPNEVFRRLPSSMRSLADRLLDPHSVLSRVSAGSLNRSHTPDLTLMAELQMMDHVMDTLKSGEGVKKGKAPDLFSFIISGLPAVSEAHGADSQQSKDAHSMVSQFIDVVTKDFKQLYKDNVVVEVLSVPAPQKTLVRKARSLLEQGPVTTPASTIKKDYNLAWDYHDDFPAMFNIILWLTVVLAIAVFVIAYGMWNIDPGRDSIIYRMTSQRLKKD; from the exons GCCTGGCAGCAGTGTGCCCAGGGCAGAAGCTGATGCTGACGCATGCTCCGTCCTACGTGTCCATTCAAGAACAGTCCAAACCCCTGTCAGCCAGCGATGTGCCTGATGTCATCACCGACACCCTGGGCTTATCTGAGTCTCCG AAATCCAGCTGGACAGGCCTGAAGTCTGGGTCCCTGTTCAAACGCCCCAAAGCCAACGTGCTGCTCACCGTGGTCACTGCCCAGTCCTCTGACCTGGATGTCACCCCACAACACCTGGCAGCTTTCCCTGTGGACGCT GATTTGCCTCTGCTTGATTTGAGTCCAGTGATGAACAGAATCCAGTCCACCTTCCTGGACCATGACCCACTGATGCTGGACCTGATGGCTGATGCTAAT GCGTTTGATGTGAACACTCCCAATGAGGTGTTCCGCCGGCTGCCCAGTTCCATGAGGTCCCTAGCCGACCGTCTCCTGGACCCCCACTCCGTGCTGTCCCGGGTCAGTGCCGGGTCTCTGAACCGCAGCCACACCCCCGACCTCACCCTCATGGCAGAACTGCAGATGATGGACCACGTCATGGACACT CTGAAGAGCGGGGAGGGCGTGAAGAAAGGCAAGGCACCAGACCTGTTCTCCTTCATCATCTCCGGGCTGCCGGCTGTGTCAGAGGCTCACGGGGCTGACTCTCAGCAAAGCAAGGACGCTCACAGCATGGTGTCCCAGTTCATTGATGTG GTGACGAAGGACTTCAAGCAGCTGTACAAGGACAAcgtggtggtggaggtgctgTCGGTGCCAGCCCCACAGAAAACCCTGGTGCGCAAGGCGCGAAGCCTCCTGGAGCAAGGCCCTGTTACCACACCCGCTTCC ACCATCAAGAAGGACTACAACCTGGCCTGGGATTACCACGATGACTTCCCGGCCATGTTCAACATCATCCTGTGGCTGACCGTGGTGCTGGCCATCGCAGTGTTCGTCATTGCCTACGGCATGTGGAACATCGACCCCGGCCGCGACTCCATCATCTACCGCATGACCAGCCAGCGCCTCAAGAAGGATTAG